In Gopherus flavomarginatus isolate rGopFla2 chromosome 5, rGopFla2.mat.asm, whole genome shotgun sequence, one DNA window encodes the following:
- the TBC1D10C gene encoding carabin isoform X1, whose translation MLPQPSGAKGNDSKEEISLQRPWGARWTEVLARDECATVPLGHCSIGNGPSTVHKLRGLGTLKQGAGLVGMASGPMSSADSSSLSTLEELSDAFDSALGCPHDDSSSLGSDSELNGAAPYRQTDRYGFLGAGGTQDGLGQPPVELIRHREARWLEMTLHWEKAMARRYKKVKVLCRKGIPSSMRARCWPLLCGGQTSMDRNHGKYKELEQSPGDPQWLETIEKDIHRQFPFHEMFLSPEGHGQRGLMQLLKAYTVYRPHEGYCQAQGPVAAVLLMHMPAEQAFWCLVQISERYLPGYYSPEMEAVLLDGEVFVALLRRVCPKAYKHLQKHSVGPLLYVTEWFLCLYSRTLPFPTVLRIWDTFLSEGVKVLFRVGLVLVRLALGSSENLRDCTGVVETLEKLRSIPARLLQEDTFMAEVHNMAVSDRDVERECRTQLAKLRKVRPDFGYHPEQRLPNAKAVFDAQQLEDAQQPRKGRHPAPTFLIPEIVVDPPPLLPKEQRRLEREQLKEQRRQEQERRRQEEAAEKQARKKKPPGRKKPDTRGKTFHVTQRPLLSLAQEGGEEEEPGPAKRNSAPYLETYF comes from the exons atgcTGCCTCAGCCATCAGGTGCAAAAGGAAATGACAGCAAAGAGGAAATAAGTTTGCAGCGCCCATGGGGAGCGCGCTGGACTGAGGTGTTGGCAAGGGACGAATGCGCGACTGTACCACTTGGGCACTGCTCCATTGGGAATGGCCCCAGCACAGTACACAAGCTAAGAGGATTGGGCACATTGAAG cagggtGCTGGACTTGTGGGCATGGCGTCCGGCCCCATGTCCTCCGCCGACTCCTCCAGCCTCAGTACCTTGGAGGAGCTGTCCGACGCCTTCGATTCAGCCCTGGGGTGCCCTCATGATGACTCCAGCTCACTGGGCTCCGACTCTGAGCTGAACGGGGCCGCCCCCTATCGTCAGACCGACCGCTATGGCTTCCTCGGGGCTGGTGGCACCCAGGATGG cctgggccagcccccagtAGAGCTCATCCGGCACCGGGAAGCCAGATGGCTGGAGATGACATTGCACTGGGAGAAGGCCATGGCCAGGAGGTACAagaag GTGAAGGTCCTGTGCCGTAAAGGGATCCCCTCATCCATGCgtgcccgctgctggcccctgctgTGTGGAGGGCAGACCAGCATGGACCGCAACCATGGCAAGTACAAG GAACTGGAACAGTCACCTGGTGACCCGCAGTGGTTGGAGACCATTGAGAAGGACATCCACCGCCAGTTTCCCTTCCACGAGATGTTCCTGTCGCCTGAGGGACATGG GCAGCGAGGGCTCATGCAGCTCCTGAAGGCCTACACCGTATATCGGCCCCATGAGGGCTACTGCcaggcccagggccctgtggctgCAGTGCTGCTCATGCACatgcctgctgag CAAGCCTTCTGGTGCCTGGTGCAGATCAGTGAGCGGTACCTGCCTGGTTACTACAGCCCTGAGATG GAGGCAGTGCTGCTGGACGGTGAGGTCTTCGTGGCACTGCTGCGGCGCGTCTGCCCCAAGGCCTACAAGCACCTGCAGAAGCACAGTGTGGGGCCGCTGCTCTACGTCACCGAGTGGTTCCTGTGCCTCTACAgccgcaccctgcctttccccACCGTGCTGCGCATCTGGGATACCTTCCTCAGCGAGG GGGTGAAGGTGCTGTTCCGGGTGGGGCTAGTGCTGGTGCGCCTGGCGCTGGGCTCCTCAGAGAATCTGCGGGACTGCACAGGCGTGGTGGAAACACTGGAAAAGCTGCGCAGCATCCCAGCCCGCCTGCTGCAGGAGGACACGTTCATGGCCGAG GTTCACAACATGGCCGTCTCAGACCGCGACGTGGAGCGTGAGTGCCGGACCCAGCTAGCCAAGCTGCGCAAGGTCCGGCCTGATTTCGGGTACCACCCGGAGCAGCGCCTGCCCAATGCCAAAGCCGTCTTCGATGCCCAGCAGCTGGAGGATgcacagcagcccaggaagggcagGCACCCAGCACCCACCTTCCTCATCCCTGAGATTGTGGTggaccctcccccactcctccccaagGAGCAGCGCCGGCTGGAGAGGGAGCAGCTGAAGGAGCAGCGCCGGCAGGAGCAGGAGCGGCGCCGGCAGGAGGAGGCGGCCGAGAAGCAGGCTCGGAAGAAGAAGCCCCCAGGCAGGAAGAAACCAGACACACGTGGCAAGACTTTCCACGTGACCCAGCGCCCCTTGCTCAGCCTAGCGcaagagggtggggaggaggaggagcctggcCCCGCCAAGAGAAACTCTGCCCCCTACCTGGAGACCTATTTCTGA
- the RAD9A gene encoding cell cycle checkpoint control protein RAD9A isoform X3: protein MKSFLGVFRSLPSLEKMVEKCLISLNPRASRLVVQLHCKYGVTKTHNLSFQECELLQAVFDKELCANTLRAPARVLVDAVVHFPVTLAEVTLGVSPAGKVSFRNYLDEETEPSRTMVTELCLSEDEFQDVQVQQQSHVTFCLKEFRGLLSFAESSNLPLNIYFDSPGRPAIFTLSDPLLEVHLVLATLSDPNSSSQVHSTTLQARPANGAFPTATPDDDFTGDDIDSYMIAMETTCEERPGLPSSPTFPQRHPHPGAALESQSSAMESDLEGAVPGTPPQKKFRSLFFGSVLTPSQAGTHPGPSQDVLAEDSEGES from the exons ATGAAG TCCTTCCTGGGTGTGTTCCGCTCGCTGCCCTCCCTGGAGAAGATGGTGGAGAAGTGTCTGATTTCCCTGAACCCCCGGGCCAGCCGGCTGGTCGTGCAGCTGCACTGCAAGTACG GAGTCACCAAGACCCACAACTTGTCATTCCAAGAGTGTGAGTTGCTGCAGGCTGTTTTCGACAAGGAGCTGTGTGCCAACACGCTGCGCGCCCCTGCCCG GGTGCTGGTGGACGCTGTGGTCCATTTCCCGGTGACGCTGGCTGAGGTGACGCTGGGGGTCAGCCCTGCCGGGAAGGTGAGCTTCCGCAATTACCTGGATGAGGAGACAG AACCCAGCAGGACAATGGTGACCGAGCTGTGCCTCTCCGAGGACGAGTTCCAGGACGTCCAGGTGCAGCAGCAGTCCCATGTCACCTTCTGCCTCAAGGAGTTCAGG GGTCTCCTGAGCTTCGCCGAGTCCTCCAACCTGCCCCTCAACATCTACTTCGATTCCCCCGGCAG GCCAGCCATCTTCACTCTGTCAGACCCCCTGCTGGAAGTGCACCTGGTCCTCGCCACCCTGTcagaccccaacagcagctcacaAGTCCACTCCACAACCTTGCAGGCCCGTCCAGCCAATGG TGCCTTTCCCACGGCTACCCCTGATGATGACTTCACAGGTGATGACATTGACTCCTACATGATTGCCATGGAGACCACCTGTGAAGAGAGGCCAGGgctgccctccagccccacctTTCCCCAGAGACACCCCCATCCAGGCGCTGCCCTGGAGTCACAGAGCAGTGCCATGGAGAGTGACCTGGAGGGGGCTGTGCCAGGGACCCCCCCACAGAAAAAG TTCCGCTCCTTGTTCTTTGGGTCGGTGCTGACCCCATCTCAGGCTGGGACCCATCCAGGGCCCAGCCAGGATGTGCTGGCTGAGGACAGCGAGGGAGAGTCCTGA
- the TBC1D10C gene encoding carabin isoform X4: MTLHWEKAMARRYKKVKVLCRKGIPSSMRARCWPLLCGGQTSMDRNHGKYKELEQSPGDPQWLETIEKDIHRQFPFHEMFLSPEGHGQRGLMQLLKAYTVYRPHEGYCQAQGPVAAVLLMHMPAEQAFWCLVQISERYLPGYYSPEMEAVLLDGEVFVALLRRVCPKAYKHLQKHSVGPLLYVTEWFLCLYSRTLPFPTVLRIWDTFLSEGVKVLFRVGLVLVRLALGSSENLRDCTGVVETLEKLRSIPARLLQEDTFMAEVHNMAVSDRDVERECRTQLAKLRKVRPDFGYHPEQRLPNAKAVFDAQQLEDAQQPRKGRHPAPTFLIPEIVVDPPPLLPKEQRRLEREQLKEQRRQEQERRRQEEAAEKQARKKKPPGRKKPDTRGKTFHVTQRPLLSLAQEGGEEEEPGPAKRNSAPYLETYF, translated from the exons ATGACATTGCACTGGGAGAAGGCCATGGCCAGGAGGTACAagaag GTGAAGGTCCTGTGCCGTAAAGGGATCCCCTCATCCATGCgtgcccgctgctggcccctgctgTGTGGAGGGCAGACCAGCATGGACCGCAACCATGGCAAGTACAAG GAACTGGAACAGTCACCTGGTGACCCGCAGTGGTTGGAGACCATTGAGAAGGACATCCACCGCCAGTTTCCCTTCCACGAGATGTTCCTGTCGCCTGAGGGACATGG GCAGCGAGGGCTCATGCAGCTCCTGAAGGCCTACACCGTATATCGGCCCCATGAGGGCTACTGCcaggcccagggccctgtggctgCAGTGCTGCTCATGCACatgcctgctgag CAAGCCTTCTGGTGCCTGGTGCAGATCAGTGAGCGGTACCTGCCTGGTTACTACAGCCCTGAGATG GAGGCAGTGCTGCTGGACGGTGAGGTCTTCGTGGCACTGCTGCGGCGCGTCTGCCCCAAGGCCTACAAGCACCTGCAGAAGCACAGTGTGGGGCCGCTGCTCTACGTCACCGAGTGGTTCCTGTGCCTCTACAgccgcaccctgcctttccccACCGTGCTGCGCATCTGGGATACCTTCCTCAGCGAGG GGGTGAAGGTGCTGTTCCGGGTGGGGCTAGTGCTGGTGCGCCTGGCGCTGGGCTCCTCAGAGAATCTGCGGGACTGCACAGGCGTGGTGGAAACACTGGAAAAGCTGCGCAGCATCCCAGCCCGCCTGCTGCAGGAGGACACGTTCATGGCCGAG GTTCACAACATGGCCGTCTCAGACCGCGACGTGGAGCGTGAGTGCCGGACCCAGCTAGCCAAGCTGCGCAAGGTCCGGCCTGATTTCGGGTACCACCCGGAGCAGCGCCTGCCCAATGCCAAAGCCGTCTTCGATGCCCAGCAGCTGGAGGATgcacagcagcccaggaagggcagGCACCCAGCACCCACCTTCCTCATCCCTGAGATTGTGGTggaccctcccccactcctccccaagGAGCAGCGCCGGCTGGAGAGGGAGCAGCTGAAGGAGCAGCGCCGGCAGGAGCAGGAGCGGCGCCGGCAGGAGGAGGCGGCCGAGAAGCAGGCTCGGAAGAAGAAGCCCCCAGGCAGGAAGAAACCAGACACACGTGGCAAGACTTTCCACGTGACCCAGCGCCCCTTGCTCAGCCTAGCGcaagagggtggggaggaggaggagcctggcCCCGCCAAGAGAAACTCTGCCCCCTACCTGGAGACCTATTTCTGA
- the TBC1D10C gene encoding carabin isoform X2 encodes MLPQPSGAKGNDSKEEISLQRPWGARWTEVLARDECATVPLGHCSIGNGPSTVHKLRGLGTLKGAGLVGMASGPMSSADSSSLSTLEELSDAFDSALGCPHDDSSSLGSDSELNGAAPYRQTDRYGFLGAGGTQDGLGQPPVELIRHREARWLEMTLHWEKAMARRYKKVKVLCRKGIPSSMRARCWPLLCGGQTSMDRNHGKYKELEQSPGDPQWLETIEKDIHRQFPFHEMFLSPEGHGQRGLMQLLKAYTVYRPHEGYCQAQGPVAAVLLMHMPAEQAFWCLVQISERYLPGYYSPEMEAVLLDGEVFVALLRRVCPKAYKHLQKHSVGPLLYVTEWFLCLYSRTLPFPTVLRIWDTFLSEGVKVLFRVGLVLVRLALGSSENLRDCTGVVETLEKLRSIPARLLQEDTFMAEVHNMAVSDRDVERECRTQLAKLRKVRPDFGYHPEQRLPNAKAVFDAQQLEDAQQPRKGRHPAPTFLIPEIVVDPPPLLPKEQRRLEREQLKEQRRQEQERRRQEEAAEKQARKKKPPGRKKPDTRGKTFHVTQRPLLSLAQEGGEEEEPGPAKRNSAPYLETYF; translated from the exons atgcTGCCTCAGCCATCAGGTGCAAAAGGAAATGACAGCAAAGAGGAAATAAGTTTGCAGCGCCCATGGGGAGCGCGCTGGACTGAGGTGTTGGCAAGGGACGAATGCGCGACTGTACCACTTGGGCACTGCTCCATTGGGAATGGCCCCAGCACAGTACACAAGCTAAGAGGATTGGGCACATTGAAG ggtGCTGGACTTGTGGGCATGGCGTCCGGCCCCATGTCCTCCGCCGACTCCTCCAGCCTCAGTACCTTGGAGGAGCTGTCCGACGCCTTCGATTCAGCCCTGGGGTGCCCTCATGATGACTCCAGCTCACTGGGCTCCGACTCTGAGCTGAACGGGGCCGCCCCCTATCGTCAGACCGACCGCTATGGCTTCCTCGGGGCTGGTGGCACCCAGGATGG cctgggccagcccccagtAGAGCTCATCCGGCACCGGGAAGCCAGATGGCTGGAGATGACATTGCACTGGGAGAAGGCCATGGCCAGGAGGTACAagaag GTGAAGGTCCTGTGCCGTAAAGGGATCCCCTCATCCATGCgtgcccgctgctggcccctgctgTGTGGAGGGCAGACCAGCATGGACCGCAACCATGGCAAGTACAAG GAACTGGAACAGTCACCTGGTGACCCGCAGTGGTTGGAGACCATTGAGAAGGACATCCACCGCCAGTTTCCCTTCCACGAGATGTTCCTGTCGCCTGAGGGACATGG GCAGCGAGGGCTCATGCAGCTCCTGAAGGCCTACACCGTATATCGGCCCCATGAGGGCTACTGCcaggcccagggccctgtggctgCAGTGCTGCTCATGCACatgcctgctgag CAAGCCTTCTGGTGCCTGGTGCAGATCAGTGAGCGGTACCTGCCTGGTTACTACAGCCCTGAGATG GAGGCAGTGCTGCTGGACGGTGAGGTCTTCGTGGCACTGCTGCGGCGCGTCTGCCCCAAGGCCTACAAGCACCTGCAGAAGCACAGTGTGGGGCCGCTGCTCTACGTCACCGAGTGGTTCCTGTGCCTCTACAgccgcaccctgcctttccccACCGTGCTGCGCATCTGGGATACCTTCCTCAGCGAGG GGGTGAAGGTGCTGTTCCGGGTGGGGCTAGTGCTGGTGCGCCTGGCGCTGGGCTCCTCAGAGAATCTGCGGGACTGCACAGGCGTGGTGGAAACACTGGAAAAGCTGCGCAGCATCCCAGCCCGCCTGCTGCAGGAGGACACGTTCATGGCCGAG GTTCACAACATGGCCGTCTCAGACCGCGACGTGGAGCGTGAGTGCCGGACCCAGCTAGCCAAGCTGCGCAAGGTCCGGCCTGATTTCGGGTACCACCCGGAGCAGCGCCTGCCCAATGCCAAAGCCGTCTTCGATGCCCAGCAGCTGGAGGATgcacagcagcccaggaagggcagGCACCCAGCACCCACCTTCCTCATCCCTGAGATTGTGGTggaccctcccccactcctccccaagGAGCAGCGCCGGCTGGAGAGGGAGCAGCTGAAGGAGCAGCGCCGGCAGGAGCAGGAGCGGCGCCGGCAGGAGGAGGCGGCCGAGAAGCAGGCTCGGAAGAAGAAGCCCCCAGGCAGGAAGAAACCAGACACACGTGGCAAGACTTTCCACGTGACCCAGCGCCCCTTGCTCAGCCTAGCGcaagagggtggggaggaggaggagcctggcCCCGCCAAGAGAAACTCTGCCCCCTACCTGGAGACCTATTTCTGA
- the TBC1D10C gene encoding carabin isoform X3: protein MPSGAKGNDSKEEISLQRPWGARWTEVLARDECATVPLGHCSIGNGPSTVHKLRGLGTLKQGAGLVGMASGPMSSADSSSLSTLEELSDAFDSALGCPHDDSSSLGSDSELNGAAPYRQTDRYGFLGAGGTQDGLGQPPVELIRHREARWLEMTLHWEKAMARRYKKVKVLCRKGIPSSMRARCWPLLCGGQTSMDRNHGKYKELEQSPGDPQWLETIEKDIHRQFPFHEMFLSPEGHGQRGLMQLLKAYTVYRPHEGYCQAQGPVAAVLLMHMPAEQAFWCLVQISERYLPGYYSPEMEAVLLDGEVFVALLRRVCPKAYKHLQKHSVGPLLYVTEWFLCLYSRTLPFPTVLRIWDTFLSEGVKVLFRVGLVLVRLALGSSENLRDCTGVVETLEKLRSIPARLLQEDTFMAEVHNMAVSDRDVERECRTQLAKLRKVRPDFGYHPEQRLPNAKAVFDAQQLEDAQQPRKGRHPAPTFLIPEIVVDPPPLLPKEQRRLEREQLKEQRRQEQERRRQEEAAEKQARKKKPPGRKKPDTRGKTFHVTQRPLLSLAQEGGEEEEPGPAKRNSAPYLETYF, encoded by the exons atg CCATCAGGTGCAAAAGGAAATGACAGCAAAGAGGAAATAAGTTTGCAGCGCCCATGGGGAGCGCGCTGGACTGAGGTGTTGGCAAGGGACGAATGCGCGACTGTACCACTTGGGCACTGCTCCATTGGGAATGGCCCCAGCACAGTACACAAGCTAAGAGGATTGGGCACATTGAAG cagggtGCTGGACTTGTGGGCATGGCGTCCGGCCCCATGTCCTCCGCCGACTCCTCCAGCCTCAGTACCTTGGAGGAGCTGTCCGACGCCTTCGATTCAGCCCTGGGGTGCCCTCATGATGACTCCAGCTCACTGGGCTCCGACTCTGAGCTGAACGGGGCCGCCCCCTATCGTCAGACCGACCGCTATGGCTTCCTCGGGGCTGGTGGCACCCAGGATGG cctgggccagcccccagtAGAGCTCATCCGGCACCGGGAAGCCAGATGGCTGGAGATGACATTGCACTGGGAGAAGGCCATGGCCAGGAGGTACAagaag GTGAAGGTCCTGTGCCGTAAAGGGATCCCCTCATCCATGCgtgcccgctgctggcccctgctgTGTGGAGGGCAGACCAGCATGGACCGCAACCATGGCAAGTACAAG GAACTGGAACAGTCACCTGGTGACCCGCAGTGGTTGGAGACCATTGAGAAGGACATCCACCGCCAGTTTCCCTTCCACGAGATGTTCCTGTCGCCTGAGGGACATGG GCAGCGAGGGCTCATGCAGCTCCTGAAGGCCTACACCGTATATCGGCCCCATGAGGGCTACTGCcaggcccagggccctgtggctgCAGTGCTGCTCATGCACatgcctgctgag CAAGCCTTCTGGTGCCTGGTGCAGATCAGTGAGCGGTACCTGCCTGGTTACTACAGCCCTGAGATG GAGGCAGTGCTGCTGGACGGTGAGGTCTTCGTGGCACTGCTGCGGCGCGTCTGCCCCAAGGCCTACAAGCACCTGCAGAAGCACAGTGTGGGGCCGCTGCTCTACGTCACCGAGTGGTTCCTGTGCCTCTACAgccgcaccctgcctttccccACCGTGCTGCGCATCTGGGATACCTTCCTCAGCGAGG GGGTGAAGGTGCTGTTCCGGGTGGGGCTAGTGCTGGTGCGCCTGGCGCTGGGCTCCTCAGAGAATCTGCGGGACTGCACAGGCGTGGTGGAAACACTGGAAAAGCTGCGCAGCATCCCAGCCCGCCTGCTGCAGGAGGACACGTTCATGGCCGAG GTTCACAACATGGCCGTCTCAGACCGCGACGTGGAGCGTGAGTGCCGGACCCAGCTAGCCAAGCTGCGCAAGGTCCGGCCTGATTTCGGGTACCACCCGGAGCAGCGCCTGCCCAATGCCAAAGCCGTCTTCGATGCCCAGCAGCTGGAGGATgcacagcagcccaggaagggcagGCACCCAGCACCCACCTTCCTCATCCCTGAGATTGTGGTggaccctcccccactcctccccaagGAGCAGCGCCGGCTGGAGAGGGAGCAGCTGAAGGAGCAGCGCCGGCAGGAGCAGGAGCGGCGCCGGCAGGAGGAGGCGGCCGAGAAGCAGGCTCGGAAGAAGAAGCCCCCAGGCAGGAAGAAACCAGACACACGTGGCAAGACTTTCCACGTGACCCAGCGCCCCTTGCTCAGCCTAGCGcaagagggtggggaggaggaggagcctggcCCCGCCAAGAGAAACTCTGCCCCCTACCTGGAGACCTATTTCTGA
- the RAD9A gene encoding cell cycle checkpoint control protein RAD9A isoform X1, which produces MRCLVTGGNVKVIGKAVHSLSRIGDELYVEPTEDGLSLRAVNSSRSAYACFLFAPLFFQLYEEGSLDPDGETFRCKVLMKSFLGVFRSLPSLEKMVEKCLISLNPRASRLVVQLHCKYGVTKTHNLSFQECELLQAVFDKELCANTLRAPARVLVDAVVHFPVTLAEVTLGVSPAGKVSFRNYLDEETEPSRTMVTELCLSEDEFQDVQVQQQSHVTFCLKEFRGLLSFAESSNLPLNIYFDSPGRPAIFTLSDPLLEVHLVLATLSDPNSSSQVHSTTLQARPANGAFPTATPDDDFTGDDIDSYMIAMETTCEERPGLPSSPTFPQRHPHPGAALESQSSAMESDLEGAVPGTPPQKKFRSLFFGSVLTPSQAGTHPGPSQDVLAEDSEGES; this is translated from the exons ATGAGGTGCCTTGTTACCGGGGGCAATGTCAAAG TCATAGGGAAGGCCGTGCACTCTCTGTCCCGCATCGGAGACGAGCTCTACGTAGAGCCCACAGAGGATGGG CTCTCCCTGCGTGCTGTGAACTCTTCCCGCTCAGCCTATGCCTGCTTCCTGTTCGCCCCGCTCTTCTTCCAGCTTTATGAGGAGGGGAGCCTGGACCCCGATGGGGAGACCTTCCGCTGCAAGGTCCTCATGAAG TCCTTCCTGGGTGTGTTCCGCTCGCTGCCCTCCCTGGAGAAGATGGTGGAGAAGTGTCTGATTTCCCTGAACCCCCGGGCCAGCCGGCTGGTCGTGCAGCTGCACTGCAAGTACG GAGTCACCAAGACCCACAACTTGTCATTCCAAGAGTGTGAGTTGCTGCAGGCTGTTTTCGACAAGGAGCTGTGTGCCAACACGCTGCGCGCCCCTGCCCG GGTGCTGGTGGACGCTGTGGTCCATTTCCCGGTGACGCTGGCTGAGGTGACGCTGGGGGTCAGCCCTGCCGGGAAGGTGAGCTTCCGCAATTACCTGGATGAGGAGACAG AACCCAGCAGGACAATGGTGACCGAGCTGTGCCTCTCCGAGGACGAGTTCCAGGACGTCCAGGTGCAGCAGCAGTCCCATGTCACCTTCTGCCTCAAGGAGTTCAGG GGTCTCCTGAGCTTCGCCGAGTCCTCCAACCTGCCCCTCAACATCTACTTCGATTCCCCCGGCAG GCCAGCCATCTTCACTCTGTCAGACCCCCTGCTGGAAGTGCACCTGGTCCTCGCCACCCTGTcagaccccaacagcagctcacaAGTCCACTCCACAACCTTGCAGGCCCGTCCAGCCAATGG TGCCTTTCCCACGGCTACCCCTGATGATGACTTCACAGGTGATGACATTGACTCCTACATGATTGCCATGGAGACCACCTGTGAAGAGAGGCCAGGgctgccctccagccccacctTTCCCCAGAGACACCCCCATCCAGGCGCTGCCCTGGAGTCACAGAGCAGTGCCATGGAGAGTGACCTGGAGGGGGCTGTGCCAGGGACCCCCCCACAGAAAAAG TTCCGCTCCTTGTTCTTTGGGTCGGTGCTGACCCCATCTCAGGCTGGGACCCATCCAGGGCCCAGCCAGGATGTGCTGGCTGAGGACAGCGAGGGAGAGTCCTGA
- the PPP1CA gene encoding serine/threonine-protein phosphatase PP1-alpha catalytic subunit: MSEGEKLNLDSIIGRLLEVQGSRPGKNVQLTESEIRGLCLKSREIFLSQPILLELEAPLKICGDIHGQYYDLLRLFEYGGFPPESNYLFLGDYVDRGKQSLETICLLLAYKIKYPENFFLLRGNHECASINRIYGFYDECKRRYNIKLWKTFTDCFNCLPIAAIVDEKIFCGHGGLSPDLQSMEQIRRIMRPTDVPDQGLLCDLLWSDPDKDVQGWGENDRGVSFTFGSEVVAKFLHKHDLDLICRAHQVVEDGYEFFAKRQLVTLFSAPNYCGEFDNAGAMMSVDETLMCSFQILKPADKNKGKYGQFSGLNPGGRPVTPPRNSAKAKK, translated from the exons ATGTCGGAGGGCGAGAAACTCAACTTGGACTCCATCATCGGGCGGCTGCTGGAAG TGCAAGGGTCCCGACCTGGCAAGAATGTGCAGTTGACAGAGAGTGAGATCAGGGGCCTCTGCCTCAAGTCACGGGAGATCTTTCTGAGCCAGCCTATCCTGCTGGAACTGGAAGCACCACTGAAGATCTGCG GTGACATCCATGGGCAGTACTATGACCTGCTGCGGCTCTTCGAGTACGGCGGCTTCCCACCTGAGAGCAACTACCTCTTCCTGGGCGACTATGTGGACCGGGGGAAGCAGTCGCTGGAGACCatctgcctcctgctggcctACAAGATCAAGTACCCCGAGAACTTCTTCCTGCTGCGCGGCAATCATGAGTGTGCCAGCATCAACCGCATCTACGGCTTCTATGATGAGT GCAAGAGGCGCTACAACATCAAGCTGTGGAAGACGTTCACTGACTGCTTCAACTGCCTGCCCATTGCCGCTATTGTGGACGAGAAGATCTTCTGCGGCCATGGAG GACTCTCACCAGACCTGCAGTCGATGGAGCAGATCCGCAGGATCATGCGCCCCACGGACGTGCCAGATCAGGGCCTGCTGTGCGACCTCCTCTGGTCCGACCCCGACAAGGATGTCCAGGGCTGGGGCGAGAATGATCGCGGCGTCTCCTTCACCTTTGGCTCTGAGGTGGTCGCCAAATTCCTGCACAAACACGACCTGGACCTTATCTGTCGGGCACACCAG GTGGTGGAGGATGGTTACGAGTTTTTTGCCAAGCGCCAGCTGGTGACGCTCTTCTCAGCCCCCAACTACTGCGGCGAGTTTGACAACGCAGGAGCCATGATGAGTGTGGACGAGACGCTCATGTGCTCCTtccag ATCCTGAAACCGGCTGATAAGAACAAGGGCAAGTATGGGCAGTTCAGCGGCCTGAACCCTGGCGGCCGCCCTGTCACACCCCCGCGCAACTCGGCCAAGGCCAAGAAGTAA
- the RAD9A gene encoding cell cycle checkpoint control protein RAD9A isoform X2 — MSKLSLRAVNSSRSAYACFLFAPLFFQLYEEGSLDPDGETFRCKVLMKSFLGVFRSLPSLEKMVEKCLISLNPRASRLVVQLHCKYGVTKTHNLSFQECELLQAVFDKELCANTLRAPARVLVDAVVHFPVTLAEVTLGVSPAGKVSFRNYLDEETEPSRTMVTELCLSEDEFQDVQVQQQSHVTFCLKEFRGLLSFAESSNLPLNIYFDSPGRPAIFTLSDPLLEVHLVLATLSDPNSSSQVHSTTLQARPANGAFPTATPDDDFTGDDIDSYMIAMETTCEERPGLPSSPTFPQRHPHPGAALESQSSAMESDLEGAVPGTPPQKKFRSLFFGSVLTPSQAGTHPGPSQDVLAEDSEGES; from the exons ATGTCAAAG CTCTCCCTGCGTGCTGTGAACTCTTCCCGCTCAGCCTATGCCTGCTTCCTGTTCGCCCCGCTCTTCTTCCAGCTTTATGAGGAGGGGAGCCTGGACCCCGATGGGGAGACCTTCCGCTGCAAGGTCCTCATGAAG TCCTTCCTGGGTGTGTTCCGCTCGCTGCCCTCCCTGGAGAAGATGGTGGAGAAGTGTCTGATTTCCCTGAACCCCCGGGCCAGCCGGCTGGTCGTGCAGCTGCACTGCAAGTACG GAGTCACCAAGACCCACAACTTGTCATTCCAAGAGTGTGAGTTGCTGCAGGCTGTTTTCGACAAGGAGCTGTGTGCCAACACGCTGCGCGCCCCTGCCCG GGTGCTGGTGGACGCTGTGGTCCATTTCCCGGTGACGCTGGCTGAGGTGACGCTGGGGGTCAGCCCTGCCGGGAAGGTGAGCTTCCGCAATTACCTGGATGAGGAGACAG AACCCAGCAGGACAATGGTGACCGAGCTGTGCCTCTCCGAGGACGAGTTCCAGGACGTCCAGGTGCAGCAGCAGTCCCATGTCACCTTCTGCCTCAAGGAGTTCAGG GGTCTCCTGAGCTTCGCCGAGTCCTCCAACCTGCCCCTCAACATCTACTTCGATTCCCCCGGCAG GCCAGCCATCTTCACTCTGTCAGACCCCCTGCTGGAAGTGCACCTGGTCCTCGCCACCCTGTcagaccccaacagcagctcacaAGTCCACTCCACAACCTTGCAGGCCCGTCCAGCCAATGG TGCCTTTCCCACGGCTACCCCTGATGATGACTTCACAGGTGATGACATTGACTCCTACATGATTGCCATGGAGACCACCTGTGAAGAGAGGCCAGGgctgccctccagccccacctTTCCCCAGAGACACCCCCATCCAGGCGCTGCCCTGGAGTCACAGAGCAGTGCCATGGAGAGTGACCTGGAGGGGGCTGTGCCAGGGACCCCCCCACAGAAAAAG TTCCGCTCCTTGTTCTTTGGGTCGGTGCTGACCCCATCTCAGGCTGGGACCCATCCAGGGCCCAGCCAGGATGTGCTGGCTGAGGACAGCGAGGGAGAGTCCTGA